The sequence AGAGGCACCGTCAGCAGAGCATATACCTGCTGAATGGCATGACAAGATCATGCACGCTTGTCTTGATTTAGGAGAGCGTCTCCTGATGGGATCTGATAGTCCACCGGGATATTTTGAAACTCCTCAAGGCTTCTCGGTCCAAATTAGCGTTGCCGAACCAGCGGAAGCAGAGCAGATCTTTCACGCTTTGGCAGAAAACGGCAAGGTGAAGATGGC is a genomic window of Trichocoleus desertorum ATA4-8-CV12 containing:
- a CDS encoding VOC family protein, whose translation is MKINPYLMFNGNCEAAFQFYEQCLGGKITMMMTHKEAPSAEHIPAEWHDKIMHACLDLGERLLMGSDSPPGYFETPQGFSVQISVAEPAEAEQIFHALAENGKVKMAIAQTFWSVRFGMLIDQFGTPWMVNCDQIA